Below is a genomic region from Longimicrobiales bacterium.
GGCGACTCGGTGTACGTGCGGCTCGGGGCACTGCCATGACGCGCGCTGCCACCCTGGTGCTCTGCCTGCTGCTCCCGCTCGGCGCGTGCGCCGACGGCTCCGCGGGTGAGTTCGCGCCGCTGCAGCGCGGGGACCGCGCGCCCGCCTTTGGCGCGGTGACCCTCGAGGGCGACTCGCTCGCGCTCGGGTCGCTTGCGGACCGGCCGATCCTGCTGAACGTGTGGGCGACGTGGTGCCCGCCGTGCCGCGAGGAGATGCCCGCGCTGCAGGCACTGCACGATCGCTACGACGCGCGCGGACTGGCGGTCGTCGCAGTCAGCCTGGACGCGTCCGCCGCGGATGCAGCCGCGTTCGCCGGCGAGCTGGGGCTGACCATGCGGATGCTGCACGACCCCGCGGGGCGCGTGACGCGCACGTTCCGCACGACCGGCGTGCCGGAAACGTTTCTGATCGGGCCGGACGGACGCATCGTG
It encodes:
- a CDS encoding TlpA disulfide reductase family protein translates to MTRAATLVLCLLLPLGACADGSAGEFAPLQRGDRAPAFGAVTLEGDSLALGSLADRPILLNVWATWCPPCREEMPALQALHDRYDARGLAVVAVSLDASAADAAAFAGELGLTMRMLHDPAGRVTRTFRTTGVPETFLIGPDGRIVRRWIGAFDPLADDVIASVESVLGQG